A stretch of the Sulfurospirillum sp. UCH001 genome encodes the following:
- the nifV gene encoding homocitrate synthase, whose amino-acid sequence MIINDTTLRDGEQAPYVAFNTQEKLAIASALYLAGADELEVGIPAMGEREQADIKEILALDLPLRIMSWNRATVSDLEASLKCGLKAVDLSIPVSDILIEAKFKGNKTHLLKNLEEVLCTAYHEGLFICIGGEDSSRSNLGFLKEVMELGKSVGAHRFRYCDTVGIMRPHQIYEHIAYLSNLKLLEIEMHTHNDFGMATANAISGLEAGAISVNTTVIGLGERAGNASFEQVLMSLVHLFGEERLIHADALKHVVSLVEKASKQSISATMPIIGKHIFSHESGIHVNGMIKHEKAYEAFPPHSVGMKRSYPIGKHSGSSTLLFHLRAMGYEPENEVINKMLPHVREMVTKRKKVLNKKELEALYIASKAG is encoded by the coding sequence ATGATTATCAACGATACAACGCTTAGAGATGGCGAACAAGCACCGTATGTTGCGTTTAACACGCAAGAAAAGCTTGCCATTGCCTCTGCACTCTACTTAGCAGGAGCAGATGAGCTAGAAGTGGGAATACCCGCAATGGGAGAGAGAGAACAAGCTGACATCAAAGAGATATTAGCCCTTGATCTGCCTCTTCGCATTATGAGCTGGAATCGTGCCACCGTGAGTGACCTTGAAGCTTCTTTGAAATGTGGATTAAAAGCGGTTGATCTTTCCATCCCTGTATCGGATATTCTCATCGAAGCGAAATTTAAAGGCAATAAAACACATCTGTTAAAAAACCTTGAAGAAGTTTTATGCACAGCCTATCATGAAGGACTTTTTATATGCATTGGAGGAGAAGATAGTTCTCGTTCGAATCTAGGATTTTTAAAAGAGGTGATGGAGTTAGGAAAAAGTGTAGGAGCACATCGTTTTCGTTATTGCGATACCGTAGGCATTATGCGACCACATCAGATTTATGAGCATATAGCGTATCTTTCAAACCTCAAACTCTTAGAGATCGAAATGCATACTCACAATGACTTTGGAATGGCAACCGCAAATGCCATTAGTGGTCTAGAAGCGGGAGCAATCAGTGTCAATACTACGGTTATCGGTCTTGGAGAACGTGCTGGAAATGCAAGTTTTGAACAGGTCTTAATGAGCCTTGTACATCTCTTTGGTGAAGAACGCCTCATTCATGCAGATGCCCTTAAACATGTAGTTTCGCTGGTGGAAAAAGCCTCAAAACAGAGCATTTCTGCCACGATGCCGATTATTGGAAAACACATCTTCTCTCACGAATCAGGTATTCATGTTAATGGCATGATCAAGCATGAAAAAGCCTATGAAGCGTTTCCCCCTCACAGTGTAGGAATGAAGCGAAGTTACCCTATCGGCAAACATTCAGGCAGTTCCACTCTTTTATTTCATCTTCGTGCTATGGGGTATGAGCCTGAAAATGAGGTCATCAACAAAATGCTTCCTCATGTGCGTGAGATGGTCACAAAACGTAAAAAAGTGCTCAATAAAAAGGAGCTAGAAGCCCTCTATATTGCTTCCAAAGCAGGATAA
- the nifB gene encoding nitrogenase cofactor biosynthesis protein NifB — translation MSCSCTSSTNTQNELHASILQKINNHPCYSQDAHQHYARIHVAVAPACNIQCNYCNRKYDCSNESRPGVTSYKLSPEEAVKKVLHVGGLIQQLSVVGIAGPGDGLANPKQTFKTFALLKKYAPDIKLCLSTNGLMIHKHIDEIAKYNIEHVTVTLNSVDESGEIGSKIYPWVFYEHKKHRGVEGAKLLLEKQLLGIKMLVERGILVKVNSVLIPGVNEEHLPFVARKVKELGVFIFNVMPLMSKPEFGTKFGLDGVPSASHKQLMKAQEACDVNVKMMRHCRQCRADAVGLLGEDRSDEFFKESFAEKSFEELSHHYNLNQRMKTHESIETWRRALRAANGKISQEAANKEELSSNGNTMLVAVTTRGNGLINDHFGSAKEFLIYEAGDKAIKFIMHRKVEKSYCMGKEGCDGSYPIDEIKNALSDCNLLLTQKIGECPQKELESIHLTCDESFADEPIEISVLKGVRKHFFPSAS, via the coding sequence ATGAGTTGTTCTTGTACATCATCCACTAACACCCAAAATGAACTTCATGCCAGCATCTTGCAAAAGATTAACAACCACCCTTGTTATAGCCAAGATGCTCATCAACATTATGCGCGTATCCATGTAGCGGTTGCTCCAGCATGTAACATCCAATGCAACTACTGTAACCGAAAATACGACTGCTCAAATGAGAGCCGTCCAGGGGTTACGAGCTATAAACTAAGCCCAGAAGAAGCCGTAAAGAAGGTTTTACACGTCGGGGGACTCATACAGCAACTTAGTGTTGTGGGCATCGCAGGACCGGGCGATGGACTAGCCAACCCTAAGCAAACCTTTAAAACGTTTGCTCTTCTTAAAAAATATGCCCCTGATATTAAACTCTGCCTCTCCACCAATGGTTTGATGATTCACAAGCACATTGATGAGATCGCAAAATACAACATCGAACACGTCACGGTAACGCTTAACAGCGTTGATGAAAGTGGTGAAATCGGCTCTAAAATCTACCCATGGGTCTTTTACGAACACAAAAAACATCGTGGCGTTGAAGGGGCAAAACTTCTGCTTGAAAAACAGCTTTTAGGCATTAAGATGCTCGTTGAGCGAGGCATTTTGGTCAAAGTCAACTCTGTCCTTATTCCAGGAGTCAATGAAGAACATCTACCGTTTGTTGCGCGCAAAGTCAAAGAGTTAGGTGTTTTTATCTTCAACGTAATGCCACTGATGTCAAAGCCCGAATTTGGAACCAAATTTGGACTTGATGGTGTGCCAAGTGCCAGCCATAAACAACTTATGAAGGCGCAAGAAGCGTGTGATGTCAACGTGAAGATGATGCGACACTGCCGTCAATGTCGTGCTGATGCCGTAGGACTGTTGGGTGAAGACAGGAGCGATGAGTTTTTCAAAGAAAGCTTTGCTGAAAAAAGTTTTGAAGAACTCTCTCATCATTACAACCTTAACCAACGTATGAAAACGCATGAGAGCATTGAAACATGGAGAAGAGCTCTTAGAGCGGCAAATGGTAAAATCAGCCAAGAAGCCGCCAACAAAGAAGAACTAAGCTCCAATGGCAATACCATGCTAGTGGCTGTTACAACGCGTGGCAATGGACTCATTAACGACCATTTCGGAAGCGCCAAAGAGTTTCTCATCTACGAAGCGGGCGATAAAGCGATCAAATTTATCATGCACCGAAAAGTCGAAAAATCGTACTGCATGGGTAAAGAGGGATGCGATGGCTCTTACCCTATCGATGAGATCAAAAATGCTCTCTCTGATTGCAACCTTTTACTGACTCAAAAAATCGGCGAATGCCCGCAAAAAGAGTTAGAGAGCATTCATTTAACCTGTGATGAGAGTTTTGCGGATGAGCCGATTGAGATATCTGTCCTAAAAGGCGTGCGAAAGCACTTTTTTCCATCCGCTTCATAA
- a CDS encoding EAL domain-containing response regulator, whose protein sequence is MDTSAMERLKSRCKNIRILYIEDDEVTRKYTHSILSEFFDTVDVASDGQSGYDMFVDAEIAIPHLGLSPVLNIQKYNLIITDIKMPKMDGISLISKIRKICKETAIIVTSAHNDIEYLIETIRLGVDSYILKPIELDQLLDSLSSTIETILLKEESHAYTNSLKQTIELQQSALDEQLHTDALTKLPNKNTLDNILSQIQPVEVPSLFLINIDNFKNYNKLYGLDAGNQILQEFAHHLKAIASSLCYDVFRISSNEFVMLRLDTHLDPDKIYDDITKTLEVLNGIEIKIKGLNEKILVNISMGVTFDQENLFNKAFTALDFAKQTGKTFVVYTSNLDETESLANDFYWQDVIADTLDKDNVVPFFQPICDKSGQIIKYEALIRIKTKDKQEQEQYVSPYYFLDIARRTRQYDSLSHRMIEKVLEMMTLYPTVTFSINFSFRDMLNKEIRDMVRSKIVEMREENKAINLIFEVVESEKMTDINAIKNFLKYIKYDDAPIAIDDFGTGYSNFSHLMQMEPSYLKIDGSLINEIDTNKKTLLLVKGIVSFAKALQIKTIAEYVHNKAIFDLLVEIGVDEFQGYYIGEPCLELQCQL, encoded by the coding sequence ATGGACACATCAGCGATGGAGCGTCTGAAATCTCGTTGTAAAAATATACGCATTTTATACATTGAAGATGATGAAGTTACGAGGAAATATACGCATTCGATTTTAAGTGAATTTTTTGATACTGTTGATGTTGCCAGTGATGGGCAAAGTGGTTATGATATGTTTGTTGATGCAGAGATTGCCATTCCTCATTTAGGACTTTCACCCGTACTCAATATCCAAAAATACAATCTTATTATTACCGATATTAAGATGCCCAAGATGGATGGCATCTCTCTTATCTCTAAAATCCGTAAAATCTGCAAAGAAACAGCGATTATTGTGACGTCAGCACATAATGATATTGAATATTTGATCGAGACGATTCGTTTAGGTGTTGATAGTTACATATTAAAGCCAATCGAGCTTGACCAGCTTTTGGATTCGCTTTCATCAACGATTGAAACAATTTTGTTAAAAGAAGAGAGTCACGCTTATACCAATTCTTTAAAACAAACGATTGAATTGCAACAATCTGCCCTAGATGAACAGCTCCATACCGATGCACTTACAAAACTTCCTAATAAAAATACACTCGATAATATCTTATCGCAAATTCAACCCGTAGAAGTTCCCTCACTTTTCCTCATAAACATTGATAATTTCAAAAATTACAATAAGCTTTATGGTCTTGATGCTGGCAATCAGATCTTGCAAGAGTTCGCACACCACTTAAAAGCGATTGCAAGCTCGTTGTGTTACGATGTTTTTCGCATCTCATCGAACGAATTTGTCATGCTTCGCCTTGATACGCACCTTGACCCTGATAAGATTTATGATGACATTACCAAAACACTTGAAGTGCTTAATGGTATTGAAATTAAAATCAAAGGACTGAATGAAAAAATCTTAGTCAACATCTCCATGGGTGTGACGTTTGATCAAGAAAATCTTTTCAATAAAGCCTTTACAGCGCTCGATTTTGCCAAACAAACAGGTAAAACATTTGTCGTGTATACAAGCAACCTCGATGAAACAGAGTCCCTTGCCAATGATTTTTATTGGCAAGATGTCATTGCTGATACACTTGATAAAGACAATGTTGTACCTTTCTTCCAACCGATTTGTGACAAAAGTGGTCAGATCATTAAATATGAAGCGCTTATTCGTATTAAGACAAAAGATAAGCAAGAACAAGAACAATACGTTTCTCCATATTACTTCTTAGATATCGCACGACGTACCAGACAGTACGATAGCCTCAGTCATAGAATGATAGAAAAAGTGCTAGAAATGATGACATTATACCCAACGGTAACATTTTCAATCAATTTTAGTTTTAGAGATATGCTCAATAAAGAGATCAGAGATATGGTTCGCTCTAAAATTGTTGAAATGCGTGAAGAAAATAAGGCAATCAACCTTATTTTTGAAGTGGTTGAGAGCGAAAAGATGACTGATATCAATGCCATTAAAAACTTTTTAAAATACATCAAATACGATGATGCGCCTATTGCTATTGATGACTTTGGAACAGGGTATTCTAACTTTTCTCATTTGATGCAGATGGAGCCTTCTTATCTGAAAATTGATGGTAGCCTCATTAATGAAATTGATACCAACAAAAAGACACTTTTGCTCGTCAAAGGTATTGTCTCATTTGCTAAAGCGTTACAGATCAAAACGATTGCAGAATATGTACATAACAAAGCGATTTTTGACCTACTGGTTGAAATAGGTGTGGATGAATTTCAGGGTTACTACATAGGTGAACCATGTTTGGAGCTACAATGTCAACTATAA
- a CDS encoding leucine-rich repeat domain-containing protein yields the protein MSESIRDFAQWIKSQGLEHTLPRELSKLENLTSLDLSRKKLKSLPESIGALQNLSVLKISGNRLRELPSNICLLKNLRNLQCENNLLQSLPEHFGELSSLVILNLNGNKLSTLPQSFYTLTNLTRLTLAVNRLSHLDTAFKNLKKLLHLSLDTNYFEHLPDVFSTMQSLYYLDLSFNKLTTLPDSLSEIQELETLILEGNLLQNLPSLEAHDMLIKLNLASNHLRSIDFDLSKLEDLQILSLENNLLETLPSSLCKLTKLTSLDVSANKLKTLPDCIGNLNNLYELDVEENCLSSLPNSLKNLVHLKNLFIANNHNLQKPNLPSLEYCDIK from the coding sequence ATGAGTGAGAGTATTCGCGATTTTGCACAATGGATAAAATCTCAAGGCTTAGAGCACACACTTCCTCGTGAACTCTCCAAACTTGAAAATCTTACTAGCCTTGATTTAAGCCGCAAAAAACTTAAAAGTTTGCCTGAAAGCATTGGTGCACTTCAAAATCTCAGCGTGCTTAAAATTTCAGGAAATCGTTTGAGAGAGCTTCCTAGCAACATATGTTTACTCAAAAATCTTCGGAATTTACAGTGCGAAAACAATCTTTTACAAAGCCTTCCCGAGCATTTTGGTGAACTATCATCGTTAGTAATTTTAAACCTTAATGGTAATAAACTAAGTACACTACCACAAAGCTTTTACACCTTAACAAATCTCACACGTTTAACTCTTGCAGTGAATCGCCTTAGCCACTTAGATACAGCCTTTAAAAACCTTAAAAAACTGCTTCATCTTAGTCTTGACACCAATTATTTTGAGCATCTGCCAGATGTTTTTAGCACAATGCAATCGCTTTATTATCTTGACCTCTCTTTCAATAAATTAACAACGCTCCCAGACTCACTAAGCGAGATACAAGAACTTGAAACGCTCATTCTGGAGGGCAATTTACTGCAAAATCTTCCTTCCCTAGAAGCACACGATATGCTTATAAAACTCAATCTTGCGTCCAACCATCTTCGCTCTATCGATTTTGATCTCTCCAAACTTGAAGATTTGCAAATTCTCTCTCTAGAAAATAATTTACTTGAAACTCTCCCTTCTAGCCTATGCAAGCTTACTAAACTGACTTCACTTGATGTCAGTGCCAATAAGCTCAAAACGCTTCCTGATTGCATTGGAAATCTAAACAACTTGTATGAGCTTGATGTAGAAGAAAACTGCTTAAGCTCGCTTCCAAATTCCCTAAAAAACCTTGTTCATCTTAAAAATCTTTTCATTGCCAATAACCACAATCTACAAAAGCCAAACCTCCCCTCTTTAGAGTACTGCGATATCAAATAA
- a CDS encoding response regulator — MDLSLLRDIRPLIIEDESDAMNSMFSIFDTVFDIFYTARNGEEGLYRFYKDTPDVIITDLQMPFMSGFRMLDRIRMENKNIPIIVTSAHGHKEHVEKADDLNVNAYLIKPYDMNILFEKIYECCYINTLSKIDLDQFTV; from the coding sequence ATGGATTTAAGTTTACTAAGGGACATCCGTCCTTTGATTATCGAAGATGAATCTGATGCAATGAATTCAATGTTTTCCATTTTTGATACCGTTTTTGATATTTTTTATACGGCGCGCAATGGTGAAGAAGGGTTATACCGTTTTTACAAAGACACTCCCGATGTTATCATCACCGATTTGCAAATGCCTTTTATGAGTGGCTTTCGTATGTTAGACCGTATTCGCATGGAAAATAAAAATATCCCTATCATTGTAACATCCGCTCATGGGCATAAAGAGCACGTTGAAAAAGCAGATGATCTAAATGTCAATGCATATCTGATAAAGCCTTATGATATGAACATATTGTTTGAAAAAATTTATGAGTGTTGTTATATTAATACTCTAAGCAAGATCGATCTCGACCAATTTACCGTTTAA
- a CDS encoding PAS domain-containing sensor histidine kinase — MSTITFDTMLIILGGVLLLGILWIYLLTKQRQKFKQLIDFAIEGLIISHKGCVVEINAQALKLFGGTDKEEILGKSMFKFIAPESKELVQQQSEKSHTEMYECMLLRKNGTSFPALVRGSDMISFGKKMRVSAVIDLSELKEAQYALQALNDNLEMQVQTQIEKNRQQEMMLFQQSRHAQMGEMISMIAHQWRQPLNVLSLLAQNIVFKYKLHKLDDTVLDEFKEDSMRQILQMSKTIDDFRDFFKPDKAIKIFDVKQQLFHAVEMVKPIVASHGIELTFNAEDNLKIESFPNEFGQSIINILNNAKDVLLESCGDHTKQIIVEAKRGENLDIVVSIEDNGGGIDEIVMPYIFEPYFSTKGAQHGTGLGLYMTKIIVEEHMHGRISVENTPEGARFQIVLRGLE; from the coding sequence ATGTCAACTATAACCTTCGATACAATGCTTATTATTTTAGGTGGTGTTCTACTCTTAGGCATATTGTGGATTTATCTGCTGACCAAACAACGTCAGAAATTCAAACAGTTGATTGATTTTGCGATTGAAGGCTTGATTATTTCTCATAAAGGGTGTGTCGTTGAAATTAATGCACAAGCCTTAAAACTTTTTGGTGGGACGGATAAAGAAGAGATTTTGGGTAAGTCTATGTTTAAGTTTATTGCTCCAGAGTCTAAAGAGCTTGTGCAACAGCAGTCTGAGAAGAGTCATACCGAAATGTATGAGTGTATGCTTTTACGCAAAAATGGAACTAGTTTCCCAGCATTGGTACGTGGCTCTGATATGATAAGTTTTGGCAAGAAAATGCGTGTTTCAGCTGTTATCGATTTGAGTGAACTCAAAGAAGCTCAATACGCATTGCAAGCACTAAATGACAATTTAGAGATGCAGGTACAAACGCAAATTGAAAAAAATCGTCAACAAGAAATGATGCTCTTCCAACAATCACGTCACGCTCAAATGGGCGAAATGATCAGTATGATTGCGCATCAATGGCGTCAACCGCTAAATGTCCTTTCACTTCTAGCGCAAAATATTGTTTTCAAATACAAACTTCATAAATTGGATGATACCGTTCTTGATGAATTCAAAGAGGACTCTATGCGCCAGATTTTACAGATGTCTAAAACGATTGATGATTTTAGAGACTTTTTTAAACCCGATAAAGCTATAAAAATTTTCGATGTCAAACAGCAACTTTTTCATGCGGTTGAGATGGTAAAGCCTATTGTAGCAAGTCATGGAATTGAACTCACTTTTAATGCAGAAGATAATTTAAAAATAGAGAGTTTCCCTAACGAGTTTGGTCAATCCATCATCAACATCTTGAATAATGCGAAAGATGTGCTTTTAGAGAGTTGTGGCGATCATACAAAGCAAATTATCGTTGAGGCGAAACGTGGAGAAAATTTGGATATTGTTGTAAGTATTGAAGATAATGGTGGTGGCATTGATGAGATTGTTATGCCTTATATTTTTGAGCCGTATTTTTCTACAAAAGGTGCACAACATGGCACAGGATTGGGGCTTTATATGACGAAGATTATTGTTGAAGAGCATATGCATGGGCGTATTAGTGTAGAAAATACGCCTGAGGGTGCGAGATTTCAAATTGTTTTGCGAGGGTTGGAGTAA
- a CDS encoding response regulator transcription factor translates to MQKKIKVLLIEDDYTAASQVAQYLESVGFELDISETAVDGLLKLSAQHYDILLLDLSLPDFSGFEVIKQINNQSNIPIIVLSCHSNLEAKVQAFRFGVDDYLCKPFMLEELEVRIWAILKRCSMIKMEFNKNNLVIDYNNQTILLNQKPLSLTAIEHKILSFLIENKNRVVYRNVLAIHLSSLSSPQSLNYHIQNIRKKLGDDPKKPRYIVTEYGTGYRLVL, encoded by the coding sequence ATGCAAAAGAAAATTAAAGTCCTCTTAATAGAAGATGACTACACTGCTGCAAGTCAAGTTGCACAATACCTCGAGAGCGTAGGGTTTGAACTTGATATTTCAGAAACAGCAGTCGATGGTCTTTTAAAACTTTCAGCACAACATTATGATATTTTATTGCTCGACCTTAGTCTTCCTGATTTTAGTGGTTTTGAAGTCATTAAACAGATTAACAACCAAAGTAACATTCCAATTATCGTTTTAAGCTGCCATTCTAATCTTGAAGCCAAAGTGCAAGCATTTCGCTTTGGTGTGGATGATTATTTGTGCAAACCGTTTATGCTTGAAGAGCTTGAAGTGCGTATTTGGGCAATTTTAAAACGTTGCTCAATGATTAAAATGGAATTTAATAAAAACAATCTTGTCATTGATTATAACAATCAAACGATTTTGCTTAACCAAAAACCACTTTCTCTAACAGCAATTGAACATAAAATCCTTTCTTTCCTCATAGAAAACAAAAATAGGGTTGTTTATCGTAATGTTTTAGCCATTCATCTCTCATCTTTAAGCTCGCCACAGTCTTTGAATTATCATATTCAAAATATTCGTAAAAAGCTTGGCGATGACCCAAAAAAGCCACGATACATCGTAACAGAGTATGGAACAGGATACCGTTTAGTGTTATAA
- a CDS encoding HD-GYP domain-containing protein: MNSAEKQLAILLEFGKVINKTKSLDDVLESMANFARDILQADRCSIFIYDKNKDELWSKVAHEVHPIRITAKRGLAGYAALSKETQIVVDAYNDYRFNREVDKATGYLTHTILSVPLLDNQENTIGVFQALNKKQGIFTNVDAELLLLISNYAASAIENAILYDKLRDTQTKIINKLASAAEFKDQETSKHTKRVGLYSALLAEKYGLSQEDIAKIELAAPMHDAGKIGIADKILLKPDKLSKNEFEMMKTHTQLGHDLLFDEENEYLKAAALIALEHHEKWDGTGYPHGKKGEEISIFGRIVAIADVFDALISVRPYKEPWSFEKAHTLLNENSGTHFDPALIALFNENIEKIRTIYQELKD, translated from the coding sequence ATGAACTCAGCAGAAAAACAGCTTGCTATTTTATTGGAATTTGGTAAAGTTATCAACAAAACCAAAAGCTTGGATGATGTTTTAGAGTCTATGGCAAATTTTGCACGAGACATTTTACAAGCGGATCGCTGTTCTATTTTTATTTACGATAAAAACAAAGATGAACTGTGGTCAAAAGTCGCTCATGAAGTTCATCCTATCCGTATTACTGCCAAAAGAGGTCTCGCAGGCTATGCGGCACTTTCTAAAGAGACTCAAATCGTTGTGGATGCATACAATGACTATCGCTTTAATCGTGAAGTTGATAAAGCTACGGGGTATCTCACTCACACGATTCTCTCTGTACCACTTTTAGATAACCAAGAAAATACGATTGGTGTGTTTCAAGCACTCAATAAAAAGCAAGGCATTTTTACCAACGTCGATGCCGAACTTTTACTGTTAATTTCCAATTATGCTGCTTCTGCTATAGAAAATGCTATTTTGTACGACAAATTGCGTGACACTCAAACCAAAATCATTAACAAACTTGCCTCCGCTGCAGAATTTAAAGACCAAGAAACATCAAAACACACCAAACGTGTTGGACTTTATAGTGCACTTTTGGCAGAAAAATACGGGCTTAGTCAAGAAGATATCGCCAAAATAGAGTTGGCAGCTCCGATGCATGATGCTGGGAAAATTGGTATTGCCGATAAAATCTTACTCAAACCCGACAAACTGAGTAAAAATGAGTTTGAGATGATGAAAACACACACTCAGTTAGGACACGATCTTCTCTTTGACGAAGAAAACGAATACCTCAAAGCAGCAGCACTGATTGCACTTGAACACCATGAAAAATGGGATGGAACAGGTTACCCACACGGTAAAAAAGGAGAAGAAATCTCGATTTTTGGTCGTATTGTTGCTATCGCCGATGTCTTTGATGCGCTTATCTCAGTGCGCCCGTACAAAGAACCGTGGAGTTTTGAAAAAGCGCATACCCTTCTCAATGAAAATAGTGGTACCCATTTTGACCCTGCACTCATTGCCCTTTTTAATGAAAACATTGAAAAAATTCGTACCATTTATCAGGAGCTAAAAGACTAA